The genomic region TTCTTTGTGAATTCGCCAAAAATAACCCTACTCTTTCTAAAAGGGCTCAGATGGTTCTTTCAGAGACGGCTAGGCTTGAAAAGATTTTACAGAACATGCTGGCCAAAACCAAGAAAATTCAGGTGGTGCGTGAGGTAGTTGATGTCAACGCCCTGGTAAAAGAAGTAACCCGGATGGCGGAAAACCAATTCAAGGCTCGAAAACAAAAATTTACAGTAGAACTAGCCGAACAACCCATAAAAATTTCGGCAGACCCAGAAAAGATAAAGCAAGTCTTATGGAACATTCTGAATAACGCCTGGGAAGCCACCCCTGAAGAGGGTGAAATAAAAGTTCGCACGGAACTAACGGAAAAAGGTGCAGAAATTATCGTGGAAGATTCTGGCCCGGGTATCCCCGAAGATAGAGTAAAAGACCTGTTTCGTCCTTTTTATTCAACCAAACCTGGAGGTACCGGCCTGGGATTAGCGGTTAGTCGCCAGATAGTACTTTTCCACGGCGGAGAACTAATCCTTGAAAACCGTGAGGAAGGCGGGGCCAGGGTGCGCGTTATCCTCCCACCTCTTTCAGAATCTCGAGACTAAGACGAGCCGCCAATAAAAATTCGTCAAAAGGTAGACATTCCTCGGTGGTGTGGACCTTTTTCATCCCGGTGCCCAGGATGACACAGGGAAAACCTTTGTCGTTAAAAATGTTGGCGTCAGAGCCACCCCCGGTGGTAGAAATACGAAGCTTTTGCCCTAAATTGTTAGCCGCTTTAAGGGCTGTTTTTATGACCGGGTGTTTTTCGCTGACATACATAAGGGGATAATCTTTCACTTTGTCGTAATGAATTTTTGGCAAATCTTTTTCCTGTCTGGGATAGACCTTAACCGCCTCCTCAAAGCTTGAAATGATATGCTGCCACTGGGCCTTAAGTGTTTCCCGATTATGGCTCCTTACCTCACCTTCAACAACTACCTCTGCAGGGACAATATTGGTGGCCTTCCCACCCTTAATAGTGCCGATGTTGGCGGTAGTCTCTTCATCTATACGGCCAAGGGTAATGCCCGCAATGGCCTCTGAGGCAATTTTTATGGCGTTAATACCAGCCTCAGGGTTAATACCGGCGTGGGCGGCCTTACCTAGAACTTTGATGGTAAATCTTATGGCCTCCGGTGCTTTGTTAATCAGTTCTAATGGATCTACGCTATCCAGGGCATAACCAAAGGGTGCTGAAAGTAGGCTATAGTCAAGGTGTTTGGCCCCTAAAAGGCCTATTTCCTCGCAGGTGGTAAAAACAAATTCAACGGGAAAGGAAAGCTTGTTTTCTTTTATCACGTGGGCTAACTCTAGAAAAATGGCGATAGCGCTTTTATCATCAGCACCACAGATGGTGCGGCCATCGCTTTTAAAAACCCCGTTAGTAAAGATGATCTTGGGAGAATCCGTAGGTTCAACGGTGTCCATGTGCGCGGCTAAAAAGACTCTGGCCCTGGACGAAGGGCTAAGCTTAACTACGAGATTTCCTACCTCGGAGCCTGTACGAGGAGCCGAGTCATCAAAAAGGCACTGGGCTCCTAAGGCCTCAAACTTTTCTTGTAGATATCGGGCGATAGCCCCTTCGCGGCGCGAAGGGCTTTCTATGTGGGCCAGCTCCAGAAAAAATTGCTTAAGCCTTTCTTCGTTAATCATGGCTAGTACCTTATCTCAAACTTATCAAACTCGCCAGTGTAGGGTTCCTCTATAACTTCGACTTTTTCTACCCGAGACATAGGTGAACCCTTGTGGCACCACTTTATCATGGCCTCTACGGCCTCCTCATCGCCTTCAAAAACCGCCTCCACCCGGCCGTCGGGGAGATTGCGCACCCAGCCTTTAAGGCCGAGCTTTTCAGCTTCTTCTTTGGTGTAAGCCCTGAACCACACCCCCTGGACTAACCCCGAAATATAGACATGAGCACGCTTTTTGGCCATGGCCTACCTCCTTCGTAGTAGCTTAAGGAGAGTTTACTTCAAGTTCAGCCATTTAAAAAGTTTTGCCTGTCCCTTACCATAAACGCGTAAGAGGACTTCGCTCCCAATATCAAGTCCTTATTTGCGAAATTCCTAAAAGATGCCGAATAATTAAATATGAGCATCCATTCTGATTTCCCCAAAGAAGGACTACCTGTCCTAAACGGAGACTTTTTGCTCTATTTGAGCCAGGATCACCAGTGTGTCTATCTGGAGGCTGTTGTTCCCAAAAGGGACATAAGCCCTGAAGAACACCAAGAACTGGTAAAATTACTCAAAGAAAAAGGCGTAGTGTATGGCCTTCTTCACGAACCAGTGTGGGAAGGAGAAAGATTGATCCTTGCCAGAGGGAAGCTTCCCGAACACGGAGAAGATGCCTCTCTGGAATGGCTAGTAGAATTTGAAAAAGAAACTAAAGAAGACGAAGAGCAAATAGATTATCGTGAACAAAAGGGCATTTTTTGCGTAAGAAAGGGCCAGGAAATAGCCGTTAAAACACCTCCTACTTCTGGTACCCCAGGGGTTACAGTTTTCGGAAAAGAAATCCCCGCCAAAACCGGTAGAGACCTTACCATTAAAACTAACGAAAATGTAGGCTTTGACCCTAAAAGCCAGACATATTTTGCCAAAACCAGCGGAGTCATAAAGGTCTTCGGCCAACACCTAGAAATCCATCCCGAGCTATATATCCATGGCGATGTTGACTGGGATGTAGGAAATATTCGCTTCTACGGAGAAAAATTAATTATTTCAGGAGACGTAAAACGGGGCTTTAAAGTTTTAGTAGAAGGAGACTTAGAAATTCTCGGTAACGTAGAAGATGAAACCAGCATAGAAGTTTATGGAAATCTTTTAATCGAAGGGTTGGTTATAGGAGAAAAGGTTAAAGTTTTTTGCGCTGGCCAGGCCCGAATAGGCGCGGTTGAATATTCAACCCTTGAAATAAAAAAAGACCTGGTGGTAACCGATTATCTCCTTGGTAGTAAAGTAAAAGTTGGGGGGGATATTTTTGTTACCGAAGGCATTGGAAGCATTGTGGGTGGTGAGATTTGTGCACGAGGAAATATTACCGCCGCTATCCTGGGAAGCCGAGCAAATATAGAAACAATTATCCACGCTGGATACGAAGAAGAGCTTGATCAAAAAATAAAAGAAGTTCGAGAGAAGCTGGCTAAAATAGAAAGCAACAAGGCCTTTCTAAGAGAAGCCCTCAAAAAAGGTATTAACTTACTCAAACTTAAAAAACTTACTCGTGAACAAATAAAAGAATTAGAGAAAATAAAGCTCTCTTTTGAAAACCTATTATTACTTGAAGAAAGTTATCGGGAAGAGTTAAAAAAACTCTTTGAAAAAGTGTTGCTATTTGAAAAACAAGCCGAGGTAAAAGCCCTTGAACAGGTTTTTGGCGGCGTGAAAGTGATTATTGGAAAAGAAGTTTTGAAAGTTACTAAAAACCTCAAGGCCTGTAAGTTCAGGCTTAAAAGTGGGAAAATAGCTGTTTTTAAGGTCGATGGATAACTTTTATGTCAGTAACGGTGATAAGGCCTTTGTGAACAATCTTTTGAAGCTCGGGCAAAAGGGTTTCAATAACCTCTTCTTTTTCAATAACTTCAATTTTTAAAGGAAGGCCAGTACTAGCGCGCAGGATACTCACCGTGTGGACAATTTTATCATGCCCCCAGCCCAATACCCCTTTAAAAACCGTAGCGCCTTCTATTCCTTTTTCCGTCAAAAAGGCCAAAACTTCTTTATACAAGAGGCCCTTTTCACCTTTTTCGTCTTCATCAATGTAAATTGAAAGCAATTTGTAATTCATAATCTTATTAAATCAAAAAGGTTCTGGCTGCCCAAATGCCAAGCCTTACTCCAATTAAACCTAAACTTAAACTTATGGCCACATTTAAAAAAGCAAGAAAAAACTGCCCACCTTCAAGTAAAGAATTGGTTTCATAAGCAAAGGTAGAAAAAGTAGTAAAAGCACCAAGAAACCCTATAGCCAAAAACATGCGCATTTCAGGAGAGACTAAAAGAGCCTCACTGGCAAGTGTCATTAAAAAGCCCAACAAAAATGACCCAAGGGCATTTACCACTAAAGTTCCCAAAGGAAAGCGAGTGGAAAAATGTAAGGCCAGGCCGGATACCCAATACCTGGCTATAGCTCCAAAAAAACCACCTGCACCTACTAACAAATATGACTTCATCTTTTATCCAGGTAAGGACACATTTTTAAATTGTATCCTTTAAAAATAACAGATTGTCGTTTTTTGCCAAATATATTTTTTTTATATTGGCCGAGAAAAACTAATTTTTCAAAACAGGAAGCGTACCTTTTAGCCTCAGACCGTGAAGAAAGAACCAAAATAGCATCTTCACCAAGCCTTTTGTGAAGGCCATCCCACAGATCGTACTGACTTTTTACATATCCTTGCCAGAAGGTATAGGTGTGAGGCCTATCAGGTAGGTAAAACGCAAGCTCAGAGGCAAAATCCCTTCGCAAGGTAATAACCAGTTCCTGGTTTTTTCTTTCTTTCTGGACCCAGCTAGCAAAGTCACGCCAGTCAGTAAATTTATAAAGGAGCCTTTGAAGCTTTGGTGGAAATATTTCTGGGGTGCGGGCCAATTGATATGTAGCCATCATTACCAGCATTCCGAGAATTATGCCCGCGAAGAATAAGCCCCGCACCAAGCGCTTTTGGCTCTCACCCCAGGACCCACGCAAAACCAAAGCAGAAAGCATCACAAAGCCCGCGGCGTAAAAAGGATACGGCCAGTTGGCATTTACCTTTCTTAAAAGCGAAAGGGGCAAAACCAGTGCCAGAGGTAAAGCGGAGAACACAAAGAGAAATAAAAGCTTTTCATTATTTCGCAATTTTTCTTTTGATAAAAACAGGGCAAAGACAAAAAGCATAAGCCCGAAAATTATAGGGGTAATAACGCCGGCTTGTTCTCCAAGAAAGATAAGAGGCCCCAAAAAGTTGAGCCATTCTTCTTCAAAGTGGTGAGAAGTGTGTTTGAAAGTAATCCAGCCGTGTTTGGCATTCCAGAGTAGATTGGGAAGAATCATCAAAAAGACTATTAAGGCCACCAGATAGGATTTAGGGCTTTTTAAAAGGGAGCGTTTCTCACGGCTCAAAGCCAGCCAGACAAAAAAGAACACCAGAAAGGCTATCATGGTTTGTTTGGTGAGTAATCCCAGCCCTATCACTATGCCTAGGAAGAAAAAGTCTTTAAACTTTTGGCTTTCAGCTGCTTGCCAGGCCAGACAAAGGGCCAGGGCCCAGAAGGCGAAAAGAGGCGGATCGATGGTCATTACAAAACTATAGACAGCTGCAAGCGGGCTTGCCGCTGCCGCCACCATGGCCCAAAAGCCGACTTTCTCGTCAAAGAGGAGTTTGCCCAGGTAAAAAACAAAGGCAAGATAAGCCGTATGAAAAAGGGCCGCTGGCACACGGATACCGTATTCACTTACACCCAAAACATGGGTAAAAACGTGAATAATCCAGGCTATCATCGGGGGCTTGCTGTAATAACCCCAGGCAAGATGCCGTGACCAATCCCAGTAATAGGCCTCATCTGGAGAGAGATTAAGCCCTATTAGCTGGATAAAAGAAATACGCCCAGCCAGAAGCACCAGTAAAATAAGACCTGCCGGACTAAAGAGTGAATTAAAAAAAGTTTTCATTCTCGCAAAACACGTAGCACAGGTATTTTTCCTGCTGTTCCGAAGAGATAGCCTATAAGGAAACCAATGGCAACATCAAAGGGATAATGAACACCCAGATATATTCGGGAATAGGCCACTGCCAGGGCAAAAAGCCAGAAAAGCAAGGATATTCTGGGGAAAAGAGCGGCAAAAATAGTAGCGGCACAGGCCACGTTAGCCGCATGACACGATGGCAGTGAATAACTCTTTGACGCACCTCTCGGCTCTTTGGTTAAATGCCACTTTTTTTGGCCGTAGTCATAAACATAGACATTAGAATGCACTGCCAAAGGCCTCTGACGCTGAAAGTGAGGTTTTAACACCTGACCGCAGGTAAAGTCCGTGCCTAAAACCGCTAGCCAGGTGAGAAGGGCAGCCAAAAGCCCTCGCCAGCGGAATTGGCAGACAAGGATGGCCCCGAAAAACAGGAAAAAGGCGTAAATAAGCTTTTCCAGACTTATGTAAGGCATTAAAACGTCAAGGACTGGATGACGCTGGTGATTCAGCCAGAAAAATAGGTCTTTATCAAGGTTAGCTAAAAGCTTGAGTATATTCAAATGAGGAGCAGCCATAGAGGAGCATTATAATTTTTAGTACGATTTTTATAAGAGGAATTTTATTAAAAATTTTTGATTATTTGACTAGACTTTGAGAATGACGCAAAATAGAGAGGCTTTTGCAAAGTCAGCAAACATAGATTGAGATCGCCATGACGAGGCTCTCGCCCGGTGAGATTGCTTCGCTTCACTCGCAATGACTCTCTCCACTGCGAGGAGACCCGTTTAGGGAGATCCCTTCGCTGCGCTCAGGACAGGCGAGGCAGTCTCTAGGATATTACCAGCAGCCATCGGCTAACAGCCATCCACCTTTCAGTCACGGCGAGACCTTTCCCCTATCACTGCAAAGAGCCAGCCCTATCCTGTCACTGCTAGGAGCCAGCCCTATCCTGTCACTGCTAGGAGCCAACCCTATCCTGTCACTGCTAGGAGCCAACCCTATCCTGTCACTGCTAGGAGCCAGCCCTATCCTGTCACTGCTAGGAGCCAGCCCCTATGTCGTTACGGGGAGGAGGAGCCGCTCCCCCTTCTGTCACTGCGAGGAGCCGCAGGCGACGAAGCAGTCCCTTTCACCATCGGCCATCTACCATCAGCCAATTACCAATTTGTCACTGCGAGCCCGTAGGGCGAAGCAGTCTCTTAAAAACATCTTCGGCACAAAATAAAAAAGGGGAGCCGAAGCTCCCCTTTTTACCAGCTATTTAGCAGCATTTAGAACTTGAACTTGAAACCAGAACCAATGTAGTAAACATCATCAGCATTCTTAGCAAGAGCGTCACCTACTACGATGTAGGCAGCTTCCACGAAGAAAGTGGTGTTCTGGTTATAGGCGTATTTGTAGGTACCGTTAAGTTCAAGACCGAGATCTTTATCACCAGCAGCATTGTCTTTAGCGAGGTTGTGCCAGATAACAGCGCCTTTTAAAGAGCTCTTATCATCAATTTTGTAAGCGCTGTCAAGCATAAGACCGAAATAACCATACTGGCCATAGCTAGCTCCATCAATGAAAGCACCGAGGTAGCCGTTGGCAAAAAGGATACCAGGAGCCA from Thermodesulfatator indicus DSM 15286 harbors:
- a CDS encoding M20/M25/M40 family metallo-hydrolase; translated protein: MINEERLKQFFLELAHIESPSRREGAIARYLQEKFEALGAQCLFDDSAPRTGSEVGNLVVKLSPSSRARVFLAAHMDTVEPTDSPKIIFTNGVFKSDGRTICGADDKSAIAIFLELAHVIKENKLSFPVEFVFTTCEEIGLLGAKHLDYSLLSAPFGYALDSVDPLELINKAPEAIRFTIKVLGKAAHAGINPEAGINAIKIASEAIAGITLGRIDEETTANIGTIKGGKATNIVPAEVVVEGEVRSHNRETLKAQWQHIISSFEEAVKVYPRQEKDLPKIHYDKVKDYPLMYVSEKHPVIKTALKAANNLGQKLRISTTGGGSDANIFNDKGFPCVILGTGMKKVHTTEECLPFDEFLLAARLSLEILKEVGG
- a CDS encoding acylphosphatase, whose product is MAKKRAHVYISGLVQGVWFRAYTKEEAEKLGLKGWVRNLPDGRVEAVFEGDEEAVEAMIKWCHKGSPMSRVEKVEVIEEPYTGEFDKFEIRY
- a CDS encoding DUF342 domain-containing protein translates to MSIHSDFPKEGLPVLNGDFLLYLSQDHQCVYLEAVVPKRDISPEEHQELVKLLKEKGVVYGLLHEPVWEGERLILARGKLPEHGEDASLEWLVEFEKETKEDEEQIDYREQKGIFCVRKGQEIAVKTPPTSGTPGVTVFGKEIPAKTGRDLTIKTNENVGFDPKSQTYFAKTSGVIKVFGQHLEIHPELYIHGDVDWDVGNIRFYGEKLIISGDVKRGFKVLVEGDLEILGNVEDETSIEVYGNLLIEGLVIGEKVKVFCAGQARIGAVEYSTLEIKKDLVVTDYLLGSKVKVGGDIFVTEGIGSIVGGEICARGNITAAILGSRANIETIIHAGYEEELDQKIKEVREKLAKIESNKAFLREALKKGINLLKLKKLTREQIKELEKIKLSFENLLLLEESYREELKKLFEKVLLFEKQAEVKALEQVFGGVKVIIGKEVLKVTKNLKACKFRLKSGKIAVFKVDG
- a CDS encoding DUF190 domain-containing protein, yielding MNYKLLSIYIDEDEKGEKGLLYKEVLAFLTEKGIEGATVFKGVLGWGHDKIVHTVSILRASTGLPLKIEVIEKEEVIETLLPELQKIVHKGLITVTDIKVIHRP
- the crcB gene encoding fluoride efflux transporter CrcB, translating into MKSYLLVGAGGFFGAIARYWVSGLALHFSTRFPLGTLVVNALGSFLLGFLMTLASEALLVSPEMRMFLAIGFLGAFTTFSTFAYETNSLLEGGQFFLAFLNVAISLSLGLIGVRLGIWAARTFLI
- a CDS encoding ArnT family glycosyltransferase — encoded protein: MKTFFNSLFSPAGLILLVLLAGRISFIQLIGLNLSPDEAYYWDWSRHLAWGYYSKPPMIAWIIHVFTHVLGVSEYGIRVPAALFHTAYLAFVFYLGKLLFDEKVGFWAMVAAAASPLAAVYSFVMTIDPPLFAFWALALCLAWQAAESQKFKDFFFLGIVIGLGLLTKQTMIAFLVFFFVWLALSREKRSLLKSPKSYLVALIVFLMILPNLLWNAKHGWITFKHTSHHFEEEWLNFLGPLIFLGEQAGVITPIIFGLMLFVFALFLSKEKLRNNEKLLFLFVFSALPLALVLPLSLLRKVNANWPYPFYAAGFVMLSALVLRGSWGESQKRLVRGLFFAGIILGMLVMMATYQLARTPEIFPPKLQRLLYKFTDWRDFASWVQKERKNQELVITLRRDFASELAFYLPDRPHTYTFWQGYVKSQYDLWDGLHKRLGEDAILVLSSRSEAKRYASCFEKLVFLGQYKKNIFGKKRQSVIFKGYNLKMCPYLDKR
- a CDS encoding phosphatase PAP2 family protein → MAAPHLNILKLLANLDKDLFFWLNHQRHPVLDVLMPYISLEKLIYAFFLFFGAILVCQFRWRGLLAALLTWLAVLGTDFTCGQVLKPHFQRQRPLAVHSNVYVYDYGQKKWHLTKEPRGASKSYSLPSCHAANVACAATIFAALFPRISLLFWLFALAVAYSRIYLGVHYPFDVAIGFLIGYLFGTAGKIPVLRVLRE